The DNA sequence atatttcttttcttCTGGTTAAATCTAGGTGTCATTTCTCACTAAAAAAACATAGACGGTAACGGATGTGGAACCACACTGATTAAAGTacgtttatttcattattatatgcgTAACTAAACAATAAACATTAGTAACTTTTTGTTCAAAAATACACATTTGTTCCCACAATGAGAGATTAGCGGTCAGGATTTTCTAGAGTTCATTTACGTTGCCTTGGGAATTGACTATTTTATATAGTATTTTGCTTCCAAAATGTCTAGAGACAAACAGTTCCaatattataaatgattgaGCTAAGTCACGTGTGTAAAACACCCAAAAAAAGAAGTCGAGTCATGACTCATAAGTGGCACAGGCGAGGTACAGAACAGAcctcaaaaattttaaaactctGAGGAGGGAATTATCATTATTAATAATCCATTCATTTTACTCATTCTAGGATAAAAGTGGGACCTTTAAACCTTTTACCCACGTAGCCGTTGTAAAAATCCATCCCCACAACGGTTGAATTACACACCTTACtataaaaattcaaaactcTCCCTCTACTCCTTAAACCAAACCAAACTCCAAGTTCAAACAAACACAATAATCTATGGCCTCATCCAAAGCTCATCACCTCAGAAGCTCATTCTCCTTCCCAAACCTCCTCCTCTCCTGCCTCAACTTCACTCTCTTCATCCTCTCCGCCACCTCAGTAGCTCCCATAATCCTCATTCGAACACCCCCAACTTCCTTCGGAATGGCTTTTCTCATGGTCTCCTCAATCTCCCTACTCTCCTCATTGGTTGGCTTCTACTCTCAGCTAGCTCACTTCTGCTACATCACCCACGTTTCCCTTCTCCTAGCCTCGCTGATCGGACAATTGCTCGGTATCCTAGTCTCGTTCGCCAAGGAGAATTCGACCCTTTTGCTCCTCCGTTCGAGCCGGGACCCCAAAGAGGCCAAGCTCCTTATGAGGCTGGAGTGTGGGGTGTTAACTGCCATGTTTCTTCTTCAGGTGGCGGTGTTTCTGCTCAGCTGTGCTGTGCATAGCTGTTGGGTGAGGGAGTATGAGGGTTTGGAGGCTGAGAGAGAAGCAGCAGCCAAAAAGCGTAGCCGAAGGATTGCACAGGTTCAAGAGGAGTCCATGGCTAATGCAGAGAAGATTAAGGAGATTAAGGCCATGGAGTTGGAGGATAGGATGAAGAGCAAGTATTGTCAGTGGGTCAAAACTGATTTTGAAGGCTGATGAATTGAACAAAAAAAATGAGGTCTTGTATAAAATGTGTTTGAACTTCAAACTCCCATCTTTTTGGCTTTTGGCTTGTGTTTTTGTTATTGGTTTTTGTCTTGGGTTCGGTCACTATGGGTGTGGCCATAAGTAGTGAATG is a window from the Cannabis sativa cultivar Pink pepper isolate KNU-18-1 chromosome 1, ASM2916894v1, whole genome shotgun sequence genome containing:
- the LOC115703651 gene encoding uncharacterized protein LOC115703651, with the protein product MASSKAHHLRSSFSFPNLLLSCLNFTLFILSATSVAPIILIRTPPTSFGMAFLMVSSISLLSSLVGFYSQLAHFCYITHVSLLLASLIGQLLGILVSFAKENSTLLLLRSSRDPKEAKLLMRLECGVLTAMFLLQVAVFLLSCAVHSCWVREYEGLEAEREAAAKKRSRRIAQVQEESMANAEKIKEIKAMELEDRMKSKYCQWVKTDFEG